In one window of Arachis ipaensis cultivar K30076 chromosome B06, Araip1.1, whole genome shotgun sequence DNA:
- the LOC107648123 gene encoding glycine-rich protein 5: MARCCCVSLLLLLLAVATASASRNVPSDAGLNDQKNVVTFGGIGGYSGIGNNGLPFGGGAAGIGGGYGGGLGGGLGGGLGGGGGLPTGMGGFGGLGGTMGGGGLGGGLGGGLGGGTGTGVVPFP, encoded by the coding sequence ATGGCTAGGTGCTGTTGtgtgtctcttcttcttcttcttcttgctgtgGCCACAGCAAGTGCAAGCAGAAACGTCCCAAGCGACGCTGGCCTCAATGACCAGAAGAACGTCGTCACCTTTGGCGGTATTGGTGGTTATTCCGGGATTGGCAACAACGGACTCCCCTTTGGAGGTGGCGCTGCCGGAATAGGCGGAGGATACGGCGGTGGACTCGGTGGTGGTCTCGGTGGTGGTCTCGGTGGTGGTGGTGGCCTCCCCACCGGGATGGGTGGATTTGGTGGACTCGGTGGTACTATGGGTGGTGGTGGGCTTGGTGGTGGTCTCGGCGGCGGCCTGGGTGGCGGTACTGGTACCGGTGTTGTTCCTTTCCCTTGA